The Plasmodium vivax chromosome 7, whole genome shotgun sequence DNA window ATATTGTTATGACCATATAGGGACAGGAAAtgcaataattattaaagagGGCACAATTCAATGTAGACAATATTTACAAAGTTAAATATGATTAGCGGGACACTTCAGCGCAAATTATAGCTTAAAATTGAGACAATTTAGAAGTATGTGCTGTATGTCGCAGTAGCAAATGCGTAATTACTATatgatattttaataaagcaaaatttacGAAAAGTGATTTGCCATTTAGTATTAGGCTTTAGATTGGATAATTATTTactcttcattttgcataaaaCTACTACTGTATTGTAGCTGCCTGatcgaaaataaaaataagaaaaccTACTAATTTCCAAAATTCGCTtagttaacaaaattaatataaagcAATACATAATATAGCAACAGATCAAGAGCATTAATTGTTTATATGAATCTGTCTGCTCAATTATGAGCATCACCATTTCGCTCGCCTAATTCCTTTTAATATAAGATGGCACTTTTACCAAAGAATAACTGGGtacattaatatttttattacatacaAAGCCTATCATTTCAATATTAGATGTCTTTTTAAGAATAATGAAAGACATTTTTCTTagtgaaaaaatgtatttacatGAGATAACATTCATTTATTCCActtaataggaaaaaatattgccgGATTTACctgcatataaaaaatataaagaattgGACAATGTGGACATCAGTGGTAAGAGCAATGATTATTGTATAAATTACCTAGGGATAAGTAATGGCGAGGATGAAAAGTTTTGCAACCAGATAGCAAagaatttaagaaaaatattccttGAAAAGGATCCTCTAAAACGTAGATATGGTTGTAATTACTTTAAGCAATGGTTCCACGATAACATAGGGAAAAGATATTATGtaggaaatgaaaagggtgaaaaaattCATGTTTCCGATagtctttttaattttgtggCAGCAgctaatataaaatatataaaagattCAGCTTGCAATGGCGATACTTTTGGTGACCCAGAAGAgtggaaagaagaaaaagacttacatgattattttataaattttaagcaTATTAAATGCAACGATTATGATAAAGATAAGTGCGAAAAATATGTTGATTATGTTACTTATATTAATAGGATATATCAAAAGAAAATTGGTAAATGTTGCGATGAGGATGATTTGGGAAATTTATTCTGTATTCCTTCTATTAAATGTGGAGCTCAGTACCAACCATACAAGCTACTAATTGAACTAAACCAAAGTCTTCTGTCATTaggtaaaaaaagagaggcaGCACTTAGGCAGGTACCATTTAGAGAGGTAGCACTTAGAGAGGAAGCACCTGCAAAATATGTAGCAGCAAAACCCGGACCTGGAGTAAGTGAAACGGCAAGAACTTTGCATTATCAAGAAACTTCTAGTCCCTCACAAAGACAtgacgatgaagaggaaaatcaCGCAGTATCATATTATACCTCGGAGCATGAAGGCGATGCAGTACCTCTTGACATTGATGATTCGTCTGTTTCTTTGGGAACTACACATGAAGAGTTAGGCTCTAACCTTTTTCGCAACATATTCTTAGCTGCTGGAGTACTTGGATTagtttccttctttttctacTACAACAAAGTAATTACGCGCTTGATTTTGCGAAATATGAGTGTTCTATTAACCTGTatagtttatttttcctttgcatATGTCGTTacaaagaaaatatatgttgaAACTTTGCACGTTCTCGTTTTTTCATTAGTCTTCTCTATTAAAATCGAGGTCACGcagaagaaaacgaaaaaaaagtaaaagcaaagctaattattacgaagagAATGAAAATGAGTTAGAAACGTATGATTCAGGAGATGCAACTTCATATTCTGAAGGCGAtcaatattatttgaattacCAACCCAATCAATCGTATTTGAATTACCAGCCCGATCAATCATATTTGAATTATCCTTCCGATGAATCATATTCGAATTACCGTTCCGATGAATCATATTCGAATTACCGTTCCGATGAAACATATTCGAATTACCGTTCCGATCAGTCATATTCGAATTACCATTCCGATGACGACTATTACTACTAATTATAAGCAcacaaatttaatatatatttgattaCCCTATTCTTTGAGAACACCACGTAAGAGCTCCTTAAATTATGTGCATTTAAGCGGGGGACATTTTTTGCGACATTTCGCataatttcaaaatggcaaataCTATGTATcatgtaaattattaaaaatgtaacattaTTTAAGATGTATAAGTGGAAAAgtgaaacaaaattgtgcgAATGAAAATGTTGGAATCAGGATTTACGTATATATTGAGTAAGACTGCTCGAGCAGCCATATGCATAACGTCATACATATGCGCTTGAATATTGccataattttgcaaaattgcaaaattaataaattaagaaaTTACGAAATGAAATGTAAGTATTTGCAAACATGCTAGGCGTTATCTACATgtggtataaaaaaaaacatacaaagaaatatattacaaaatattgTTTAATTTGGAAAGTTATAAAGGAAAGCACATTTGAATATTGCTTCCTAAGAGGGTAATAAAGTTTCtacttttaatataatatttgtgTACATGTCTTTTTACactttaattattataactaaaaattgttttgtttttcgtttgtttttttatttttgtcttCTATTGTGTGAATACCCTTAGATGTATTACAAAAATGCATCTgcataattaatttaatttttatgattcctttttttctcattaattGAACAACTCCCAtgattaattaaataaaggATGGTGTTATTttactttcccctttttcttgaCGTTGCTTAGAGCATACTACAAGTTAAGggattatataataaacataaacaaaaagcattcaaaatgatacatttttgtgataTTTTGATTagataattatttgttaatatcgAATAATGAGTAGGCTAATTTGATTTACTACGCCGAAAAGGATTAAGCTAAAATAGGGTATAACGTGTAGTGTCTAATTTGGGTACGCCAAATATGCAAACGCTTTGTAGAtgagtaaatataaaaatgattagCAATGGTAGGGAatctttttgtaaaaaataagttactACATTgaacaggaaaaaaggaCATTCTATTAATAGTAATTAACATGTGTATTCAGAGGCACTCTTTACTTCTTTAAGACGAGCATTGCGATTTACAGGCAAATTAGCACATATAACTACAGTATCCTAAGCTGTTAATTAAGTTACTAATATCATAATGCAAAATATGGATGTACAGTAAATCTGTAGCAAATGTTATCTATATGTTTACCCTGAATAGATGTATCTTCTGATATTATAATCTATACTTGAGTGGGcataattcatttattttattaacatgacgaaagggaaaacatgTGCAGAAATGCAAGTAGCatgtttatattattattaattaataaataaacttGAGAAATGTTCTATTGCATATTTTGTCTTACAATTGTgatcgccttttttttttctaattttgttcatatatatGGTTGTTCAATTTTCTAGTTTTCACCTCCCTCGATTCAGAGCTGATATATTCGGATAATTggttataaaattataaaacttattgcttaaatataataagcaTTATGCATACTGGATAAGCACTGATATTTTACAGATGATGTAAAACTTATATGATATAAGAGAATTGGATAATACGTCGAAAAGGCAGAAACTTCTGAGAGGTAAGCTTCTAAAAGTGCTTATTACAAAATGATGCAATTTAGGCActtgcaaaaattaaaatatagcCTTCTTACGTCAAacagaataaaataatgcgTTTTCGCCACAATACGCATTTATACAATAATGTAGATATGATAATCACTTATGGAATGCTTTTGTTCGTAAATTTACTGGtgtatgtaaaatatatgtgacCATAGAATAGGGACATAAAAACGACGTTGTTTAGATAAAATACtgtatatgaaatatttaacgGGTTAATTtagttttacaaaattgaagaaaattaaGACGCGATGTGAGTCCCATTTCGAAGTGGTCACGTTAatattgttttaaaattttataatcaaATTTAAGACTAAGGGTAGCtggtaaatttttccttattaaTAGAATAAGAGAGTagcaataaattataattttttccaat harbors:
- a CDS encoding variable surface protein Vir12-like (encoded by transcript PVX_005060A) → MALLPKNNWEKILPDLPAYKKYKELDNVDISGKSNDYCINYLGISNGEDEKFCNQIAKNLRKIFLEKDPLKRRYGCNYFKQWFHDNIGKRYYVGNEKGEKIHVSDSLFNFVAAANIKYIKDSACNGDTFGDPEEWKEEKDLHDYFINFKHIKCNDYDKDKCEKYVDYVTYINRIYQKKIGKCCDEDDLGNLFCIPSIKCGAQYQPYKLLIELNQSLLSLGKKREAALRQVPFREVALREEAPAKYVAAKPGPGVSETARTLHYQETSSPSQRHDDEEENHAVSYYTSEHEGDAVPLDIDDSSVSLGTTHEELGSNLFRNIFLAAGVLGLVSFFFYYNKSSLLKSRSRRRKRKKSKSKANYYEENENELETYDSGDATSYSEGDQYYLNYQPNQSYLNYQPDQSYLNYPSDESYSNYRSDESYSNYRSDETYSNYRSDQSYSNYHSDDDYYY